The genomic interval TTCTCTTAAAGAGCTCAAAAATAGCCCATCTCCCTCTCGAGTTTTTAAACCTGAAATAGATGATGTTTCTCGAGAAAGAATATTTGAAAGCTTTAGAGAGGTTTTAGAGGTGTTGGTAAAATGGGAGAAAAATCCACTGTTAGGAGGGAAGTTTTAGAGAAGTTGAAAGAAAAGCTTGGAGAAAAAGTGGCAACCAATGAAGAAGTATTGATGCTTTACAGTAGGGACTACTGGCCACTTGCCTTGTTAAAGGAGACGAAGGGAGAAGAGCTACCTAGACCCCTAGCTGTAGTCTGGCCCGAGTCGACAGAGGAAGTTACAGAGATAGTAAGGTTGCTTAATGAGTATGGGGTCCCATTTGTTCCATATGCCGGTGGCTCAGGCGTAATTGGTGGAACCATCTGTGAAGGCTGTGTAGTGATAGACGTCAAGAGAATGAACAAGATTCTTTCATTCTCTGAGAAAGACGCGGTTGTCATAGTCGAGTCCGGCGTGTTGCTTAGAAGGCTCGAAGAATACCTGAACGAGCGGGAATATACGTTAAGGCATGTTCCCCAGAGCTATCCAGAAGCCGCTATAGGGGGACTAGTTGCCACTATGAGTACAGGACAGTTTAGCACGAAGTACGGCGGCATAGAGGAAATGGTTCTAGATCTAGAAGCAGTGACGCCTGAAGGCAAAATAATCCCGTTCCGGAGGAACTTCGTCCCGAGAGCCGCGACGGGACCCGACTTAAAGAGGCTCTTTATAGGCAGCGAGGGGCAACTAGGAATAATTACAAAGGTAGCATTGAAGGTTTATCCTCTACCAGAGTATCAGTGGAAGAGGGCTTACGCTTTTCCCTCGTTTCTCCATGCCCTCGAAGCCATGCGTGAACTTATGCTTAAAGGAGTGGTTCCCGCTGTTGCACGTATATATGATCGGGACGACTCTGCAGCAAGGTTCCATGATGCCAGAGATATTCTTCTCTTAATTTTTGAGGAGAATGTAGACGAACTATTGAAAGCCAAGGTTACAGTTGCACAAAAGGTTGTCGAAAGACATGGAGGGATAGATGTCGGAGAAGAATACGTCGAAAAATGGCTGAAAAATAGGTTTGACGTGATATCAGAGCTAAAGAAACTAGTTGTTCCACTAGACCTGTGGTTTGAGACGATAGAGACATCTGCCCTCTGGAGCAATTTACCAAGAGTCTACGAGAAGTTTAAGAAAGAAGTAAAAGCCGTTCCAGGTGTCTACGCTGTTCTAGCTCATGCATCACACTTCTACACTACTGGTGCATGCATATACTTTACACTCACCTACGATGCAAGAGAAGAAGTATACTGGAAAATGTGGGAAAGAGCAGTACAAGTCCTCCTGGAAAACGGAGCAACAATTAGCCACCACCACGGCGTGGGCCTGCTTAGGTCAAAGTGGGTGGGTGAAGAAATCGGCGAAAGCCTGACATATCTCAAGAAAATAAAGGAGGCCTGGGACCCGAAAAAGCTCTGCAACCCAGGCAAGTGGCTTGGGTGAAGTTTTTTGGTAAGTCTTACCACCCTAAAGGCTATTAAACTCACTCCGGGCCTCGTTGCACGTTTCCTAGTGCTCCCCATACACAAGGTGAAAAACCCCTGCATTTATTGTCCCGGAATATGCCTAGCGTCCTGCCCAACATTTGTCAATACGGGAAACATGGTTCTCAGCCCCCTCGGCTATGCAAGATTCCCGAACCTCGCCCGAGAAAAATGCCTCAAGTGCTGGCTCTGTGTATACGAGTGTCCCGTCGAATTCCCACTTCCAGACACATTCAACAAAGAGCCCGTTGTACTCGAAGAGGTAAGCTATAAGCCTGGAGGAATAATCCTTGTAGCGGAACAAGATATAGACGCAGAGCTAGCGAGTATTCTTTCGGATAAACTTGGCACAGGTCTACTAGTCATAAGAGGAATTAAGAACCGTTATACCCATGGGGGCCCAATAGATGAAAAAAGCGTAAAAAAGATAAAAAAGAGACTCGCAAAAGCAGAACTAGCTCTGGCAGTATCTCCAGAGACTGCGCACACTCTGAACATAAATCCATTAATCCTTAAACTCCCAGCTCTAGGAGTCAAAGTCAGCTACGCGGGGCCCGTCCATATACCCTGTCTCTTAAGGAAGTACAAAGACGAATTGTTAGATGCCCTCGAGAAACTTGGGGTAGCGCTCACATCAATCAATGAGGAATGTGTAAAGCTCTCTATGAAGAAAGATGTCCTCTACTTGTGTCCAGAGGCTAAAAATAGAGGAGGAAAGGTTGTCTATGATTTACTTCTGAGTTCTATGGGTACACACTGAAAGGTGGTTGTTATGGGTCTCGAGGGCAAGGTCAAAAAAGTGCTAGAGAAGTATCGTGGCAGAGATCTTTCATTCACCATAAAGGATGGAGTAGTTTTTCTCTATGGACAAGTGGATACATATGATGAGTGGATAGAGATAGGGCTTGAAGTGGGGAAGATAAAGGGAGTAGAGGGGGTAGTAAACAAGGTTGTCTGGAAAGGTTTTCCAGAAGAGAAGATAAGGGAAAAAGAGGAGAGGCGGAGAAAGATCTTTGAAGAAAACAAGGACAAGACTGTGGGAAGCTATGATGTATTGATTATAGGTGGCGGCGTGACTGGGACGGCAATTGCCCGCGAGCTTTCTAGGTACAAGCTTAAAGTGGCTATTATAGAAAAATCTACAGACATCGCCACGGGAACAACAAAGGCAAACAACGGGATGATTCATTCAGGCATAGAGGCTCCCCGCAACACTTTGAAGAGGAGGCTGAATGTCAAAGGCTGTAGAATGTATGAACAATGGGCACGAGAACTAAACTTCAAGTACAAAATGGTTGGTAGCGTCTGGCTTATAACCCCGAGAACCCTAGAAAAATACAGGAAGTATTTTCCTGGCCCACTCTATACACTTATACTGAAATACGTCCTCCCATACGTTGTAGTCCTAAAGGCATGGCTAAATGGGGTTCCAGGAGTCAAGGTTGTCAGAGGCTCAAAAATATTCGAGCTTGAACCTTACGCGGCTCGCGACACATTGGCGGCTGTATATGTTCCATGGACAGGCATAGTTGAGCCGTATGAGGTTGCCGTAGCCCTAGCAGAGAACGCCGCAAAGAATGGTGTAGAAATCTTCACGAATACTGAGGTTGTGGGCTTCCTAAAAGATGGAGAGAGGGTAACAGGCGTAGTTACAAACCGTGGAACATTTTTGTGTCGATACGTTGTGAATGCTGCTGGTCTATACGCAGACGAAATAGCCGAAATGGCTGGGAGCCCTGAGTACACTATTCACCCTAGAAGAGGAGTAATAGTACTATTCCACAAGACTACAGGCTCCTACGTAAGGCACTGCCTCGCAGAGATAGTTTTGCCACAGCACCCGAGAACAAAGGGAGGAGGCATCAACCCCACCCCGAATGGGAACGTTATATGGGGACCAACGGCTGTCGAGGTTCCAGACAAGGAAGATGTCTCCGTAGACCCGGAAGAAGTACAACTGATACTCACCAAGTACTCAACCATTCTGAGCGAGTTTCCCAAACAAAAATTGATTAGGTATTTCGCGGGAGTAAGAGCCGCAACCTTCACCGAAGACTTTGTCATTAGACCAGCCAAGTGGGTTCCCAATCTTCTTCATGTAGCTGGTATACAGTCCCCAGGACTAGCCTCCGCGCCGGCAATAGCCGAATATGCTATAGAGAAGCTCGCAGAGATGGGTCTAGAACTACAGGAAAAGCCCGAATTTGACCCGTACAGGGAGCCGATACCCTCATTGAGGGACATGAAGCCTAGCGACATAGAGGAATTGATAAAGAAGGATCCAAGATGGGGGCATGTTGTATGCGAATGTGAGCTAGTTACAGAGGCAGAAATTGTTGAAGCGGTCAAGAGAGGTGCACGGACACTAGACGCAGTCAAGAGAAGGACACGTGCAGGGATGGGAGAATGCCAGGGCGGGAGATGTACAATTAAGATAGCAATGATAATTTCTCGCGAGCTTGGCGTCCCGCTTTCACAGGTTCTAAAGGAGGAGGCCCCGCTGTTTAATGGCTACGTTAGAGGTGAGAGTGAATGAAGGAGATTAGAAAAGACGTCGTAGTCGTAGGTGGAGGGCCGTCTGGTCTAGCGGCAACAGCTAAACTTGCAGAACTCGGCTACGATGTAGCTCTAGTAGAGTCCGGAGACGAGCTCGGCGGCATCCTTATCCAGTGCATCCATGACGGGTTCGGCACAAAACTCTTTGGAAAAGCACTCTCAGGCCCAGAATTTGCCGGCAACTTCATCGAGAAGGTCAGAGGACTAGGCACAGACACCTTCCTCCAGACACACGTCACAAGTGTAGAGAGAAGAGATGGGCACTGGATCCTAGAAGCGGTAAGCCCAAAGGAAGTAATCAAATTCATCAGCAAGGCAATTGTTTATGCCACTGGATGCAGAGAGCGAACCCCCTTCGAGATACTTTTAGGCGGGACAAGGCCTGCAGGCGTATATACAGCCGGAATGGTTCAGCGGCTTGTCAATCTCTATGGTGTATTGCCTGGAAAAAGAGTCCTTATAGTCGGAGGAGGAGATGTAGGAATGATTGTAGCCCGCCACCTCTACCTGGAAGGAGTCGAGGATCTTCTAGTCGTCTTTCCCGAGCCATGGTTTGTAGGGCTTCCCAGAAACGTACAACAATGCATCTTGGACTTTGGCATACAATTTAGACCGAGAACCATAGTGAAAGAGATAGTAGGCAAAGAAAAAGTAAAAGGCGCGATACTTGTAAAGGTAGACGAAAACTGGCGACCGATAAAAGGTACAGAAGAGTTCTATCCATGCGACTCGGTAGTCTTTTCGGTAGGCCTTGTACCGAACGCCTCAAAGCTGGAGGAGCTTGGAGCCGATATAGATCCAAGAACTAGAGGACCCGTGGTGAACGAGTATTTCGAGACAACGTTAAAAGGAGTCTTCGCAGTAGGCAACCTATTAACACCCTTTGATTATGTAGATGACGCTGTTGAGACAGCATTCATCGCAGCAGAAGGTGTCTCAAAGTTTCTAAACAATGAGCCTAAAAGGGAAAAACCCCTCCCTATACGTCCAGGCCGAAAAGTAAGGCTATACATCCCACACCGCATAGAGTGGCTCCAAGGACGAGACTTGACTTTATTTTTCCGACCATCTGTAGAAGAGGCCAACGCTAAAATCTCATTAAAGCTAGGAGACCTGGAGGTCTACTATACTAGACGCCCATATGTTCGCCCATCACTTTTAGAAAGAATTGTACTACCAAGGGATAGAATTGGAGAAAAAGATGGTGAGGTGGTTCTAGATGTTGAATAAGGTCATTTGTGTACGGTGCCCAAGAAGCTGTGTGATAAGTGTCCTCATTGAGGAAGATACAATTAAAAGCATTGAAGGCTATGGTTGCCGCCTAGGATTAGAATATGCAAAAGAAGAAATAACCAACCCTAAGCGGACAGTATGTTCCACTGTAAGGATAATTGGGGGCAGGTATCCAAGGTTGCCAGTTAGGACATCAGAGCCGGTTCCCAAAGAAAAGATAAAGGAAGTAATAAATCAGCTTAAAGGCCTAACAGTCAAGGCACCTGTTCGAAGGGGAGACGTTATCCTAAGGAACGTAGTTGGGACAGGTGCAGACATAATTGCAGAAATGGACGTAGAAGAAACAAGTTAGCCGGATATTCGTTCTGCTTTTTAAAGAGGTACTCTCTATTAGCGAACATCAAGCATTGTTTTCGCTTTTAACTGGTACATCTAAAGGCAAGGCAAAACCTCTTTCAGCAATTTCTCTCAGGGAAACTTCGAGAAGGTGTTTATCGTCTCCGCCTCCAACAAAATAAAAATCTCCCCCAAGAAGCTTTGAATCAACATACACAGTCAGCTTTTTCTTATGCCCAACGGGAGGAACTCCTCCCGGAGGATACCCAGTATCCTCGACGACCTCTTCAAAGGTTGCCAGCCTGAGCTTCTTGTAACCCAGCATCTTGGCAAGCCTGCCCTGGTCAACCTTCTTGTCAGCCCGTACCACTACCAGCAATGTTTCGCCCGAATCACTCTTAAAGACCACGGTCTTTGCAATCCTCTCAAGTCCTATACCCAGGCTTCTAGAGGCCTGGCCAGAGGTAGCGGCCTCGGGAACCTCTACAATCATGTATCTTATCCCAATTGAATCCAGATACTTTTTTAAGTCCTCGACGCCAAGCATTGCAACCATCTTTTCTTCTCCGGTCTCCCCTAAGGATTTAAACATTTTCTCCAGCAACATAGAATTTTTTACATTCCCTATATGTTGCCGTTACCTTGTGATTTTTAGTTCCCGTAGCTCTTCTAGAAATGAACGGCCTGGGCCCTCAAGGAAAGTTTTACGTGCAGGCTTCAGGAGTTTGGCAAGTTCTTCTGCGACTGTCTCCTTTAGGTCGAGAGGATGTACTTCTTTTCGCTTGTAGGCTTCTTCTAGCTGTGAATAGTTCTCAAAAGTCTTTTTCTCCCCGGTCTTCTTGTTCACTATTTCTAGGGGCTCGCGTCTATCCCGGAATATAATTAGCCGGGCCAGTTCTAAGACAGGGTTAAACTCTGTCTCTCCAGGTGGGCAGAAAGCGCTCCTAATTTTTCTCTTTATCTCCTCCTCGGAATCGTGAATAAATATGGCTGTCTCGGGCTTAGACTTCGACATCTTGATATTGGCAAGCAAGTCTCTAAATTCCTCTGCGTTGGACTTTGCCGCTGAAAGCTTCTCCCAGTCCTCCTTTGTCATCTGGAGACCCGGTAAAAGCTTGTGGTGGAGCGCTACGGGCTTGTAGCCGAAGACTTTCTCTCCAACCTCTATCGCGATTACGTGGGCTTTTCTTTGGTCCATGCCTCCCTGAGGAATATTAACGTTCATGCTGAATATGTCTGCAACCTGCATAGGCACGTAGAGTAGCTGGGCGAAGCTGAGTGCCTCGGACTCGCTCCTGCCGAGAATAGTTACAGACCTCCTTATCCTCGAAAGTGTAGTCTCCATTGAAACCCTCAACACGTTAGTAAAGTAGTCTACGCCAAGCTTCTCATAAAGCTCCGAGCCCAAAATAAACTCAGTCTTGTCGGGGTCTCCGCCTGCAATCTTCAAAGACACCCTAAGAGCTTCCTTGAAGTATCCCCCCGCAACACGCCTAATAACGCTTAGGTCACCACCCAGCTTTTTGTTTATCCAGCTGTGGTAATCCGCCAGGAAAATTCTAGTCTTGACGCCCACGCTCTGCAGGTCTGCAACCTTCTGCATCGAGATGAGGCCTGTCCCCAGGTGGACAAAGCCAGAAATCTCGAACCCAATGTAGTGATTTAGTGGGACACCTGTCTCGATAAGCTTTCTCAGGTTGTCTGGCGTAAGAAGCTCCTCTGTTGGCTCCCTCAAAGCGGCAGATATTATGGTCTCTGGATCCAAGGACAGCACCTCACAATGAGTAACTGGAGAAACTTAAAACATTTTCGATTTTACTCGCAAAAACTTTTCACTCAATGATGGCGTATCTCTCAGCCCTAAGCACATTTTGAACAGCAAAAACGCTGGCAACAAATGAGACAATGGAAAGCTCGACTATTGGTATACCTTTGAAGCCAACTATTGTCTCCTCTGTTGATACGGAGAATTGATACGAGTTTGTGCCCGAGATACTGCAGTAGCCGTAAGGGTCGCATGCCAGGACATCTGTAGTTAGAAAACCCGTTCCAGAGTCGAGCAGGCCATACTGGTCATAGGAGAAACTAGCCCTTAGACTAATATCTACTGGTACCCCGTTAACTGGCCTCCTTGCATTCTTTTGAATAGACACGGTTTTTCCCGCTTCTTCTAATCTGTAGAGAACATTTAATGCCTTCAGCCTGTTGACAACAACCCTTACCCCTGAACTAGCTATAGGGGTAACATCCAGCTTTCCGCTAGGGGATAGTTGCATAATTATGCTCTCGCTCTCACTGGTATTGTCGTGGGTCACGTTAAAGGTCAAAACCTTGCTGATGCCCCCCATTGTTTCAGCGGCAATTGCAGAATAGACAGCTATAACAGCGACTAGGCCTATAAGGAAAGCCACAATATATTTTCCCGTTCTAGAGATCCCCCTCTCGGGGAAAAAGATATTCCTGAAAAACGAATACATGGACGAGTAAAACCTCAGCAGTCCAAGTCTTTCGCTAGAAACCAGCAGAGGCAATAACGCTATGCCTCCAATGAATCCGCCCGCATGGGCAAAAACAGCTACGCCAAGGCTTGCCCCCGGCAGTAGTCCCTGCAGGATCTGGGTGGCAAACCAGAAGATAAGATACGCGGAGGCGCGAGTCGTGAAGCATATAGGGATAATGAAAAAGAAAAAGCACATTGAAAGCCTCGTGCCCGGAAAGAGCAACAAGTAGGCTCCAAGCACTCCGCTTATAGCACCACTGGCTCCCAAGGCTGGGACAAAAGCGGACGAGGCGCCCTCAAGCGGCAGAAAAGCAGTATGAAAGAAGCTCGCCAAAATGCCACTTAGCAGGTATAGCACTAGGTATCTTCGGCTACCCAGCACTGCTTCGACTCCCTTGCCAAACGTGTAGAGGAACAACATGTTGAAGAAAATGTGTGCAAGGTTGGCATGGAGAAACATCGATGTGAACAATCGGTAGAGGTGCTCGGGCTTCGCAAAGTATGCTGGGACAAATGCAAACATTCCAACCCATTTATCGGAAACCTCTAGGAACATGTTCTCGTAGCTTGTAGCAAGATATACAAGCGTGTTGATAATTACGAGGGAAAATGTGACAGGTGCCTTTGCTCTCTGTAGCTCCTCTAAATTTCCCGGAAGAGGTAAACCCATAATATCCAAGCAGAAAGCTTAGAACCTAGCTTATAAATCCTCTTTTTCAACTAACTCTAGCAAGCGCCGTAGCTCGGTCTTACGAACCCCCTTCTTCTCCTCGAGCCACCTCAAATATGCGTCGTCTAGGTTCTTGCTTGGCAAGATATAGTTGAACACGTATTCTATTAGTGCAGAAATTTTCTCTATTGTAGGTTGGTCCATATCCTCGGTTGGCGGATAGGGTAGACCCCACGTGTCAATATTTCTGGCACCCTCTACGCTTCTACTTGCAACAGTAACATAGTTCTCGTCGAGAGGCACTTTCTCCCCCCTGAAAAGTTGCCTCCACTCCTCAAGGTCTATCCGCTTGGACACACGGGCACGAAAAAGCAAAGACAGATACTTGCCGCTCCTCGAAACCAAGTCGAGAGATGAATCACCGTAACACCTCACATCCTTGCCTAGAAGCCTCAGAGACCTAATTAATGGTTCCTCGACCCACAGCCAGCCCCTGGCAAACCCAGGCATAAGGGTCTTAACCTCTTCAACAATGCTGCGCCAGTCAATAATTCCCCTGGCATATGCATTTAGGCTCTTCTCGAGTTCTTTTGGATAAGGTAGATAGACGCCTCTAAACTCTTCACTTAGATCGAGGAGCTTTTCAGCTAAATTTAGTCTTGCAAGTCTCAGCTTAGGAGACAATAAAACGGTAGGCATTTCTTCCTGTAAAGAAATCTTATAACCTTAAACCTTAAAAGGTTTTCCACACTGTTTCTCAGCGTGGAAGAAACATACGAATACGCTATTGTAGCTGTCAGCGCCTTCGTAAAGAAAGAAAACAGCGTTCTACTAGTAAAAAGGGGAAAAGAACCAGGAAAAAACCTATGGGCATTCCCAGGCGGCAGGGTCAGAAAAGGAGAGAGGCTTGTTGAGGCAGTAAAAAGAGAACTATACGAGGAAACCGGAGTAGAAGCCGAGCCGACGGGAATAATAGCCGTCACAGAAGTAATAACAAAGACAAACAACCATGCCAGTTACCACTACGTGATTCTCACATTCGCCTTCAAAGAAGAAACGATACATGGCGACCCAAAGCCAGGAGGAGACGTGGCCGAGGCCCAATGGGTCCCAATACAAAAAGCAATAGAAATGCCAGACGTCGTCTATTCAGTCAAAAGAATACTAGAAAGCCGAAGACTACCATTAATCAACGTGATAACCCTTGAATAGGTCGAATTTATTTTCCAAATACTGTAGCAGAGAAAAATTTTCTTCTGTACCTATACTTTAAGAAAAGATTATATTTGTTCAACTGGAGAGTATTACTTGCAGTTTTTCATATGTTCTAGAGCTATTTCATAGTCTACTGCGAATACCCCTACAGCAAAATCAGATATGCCACCTATCCAGATAAGCTTCTCAGCATATTTAATTAGCCCATCACCAAATACCACACCAGGACGGTCACCATAGAATTCGAACAAATCTCTTCTAGGTGAAAGAATATACTCCGTAATTCCTAACAATTCTCCATCGCTACTAACCAGTGCTAGCCCATTTCTATAAATCATGTCTTGACCAACCCCATGCCAACCGACAAGATATTCGTTGCTCGAGAGCTTTAACGCGTTGGTAGACCAACCCACCTTTTGCTCATAAGACATTGGAAACAATATAGGTTTCATCTCTTTGACGTCCATGCTTAAATCCGATTTGTCGACAAAGCCAAACCACCCTACCTCCAGCCCAGAGTTTTGCATAGGAACAAGAGGCCTTGTCAGAAGAGACGCGTCTCGGTATCCCCAGTCTACAACTGCGCTGTCCTTCCAGAAAGTCTCATATCTCTCGTCTTCAAGTTTAAGAGTTAAATATCCTAATTTACGAAAGTTTCCCTCATTTAGTAACGCAAGTGCTTGTCGTGCCATTACCCCCTCCTGAGAAGGTGAAACACCTGTATAAAGGACCAGGTCTTTACCGCTTGGCAAAGTATAAAGTCTAGGGTCTTCACAACCTCTCAGATCCCAAGGCTCTGTGGGATAGATAATTATATCTGTCTCAATTTCCTTAGGAACAGTTCCTTGGATAAGGTCTTCAATCTTTAAACTAAATTTCCCAATAGATGACGAATACCAATAGTAATCAAAAACCATTCTTGGAAAAACTTCAATAATATTTCCTTTTAAAACAGCTCCCGGATTGAAAACGGCAAGAGGTTTTCGTGGATAATTTCTCACAACAATGTTAGTTGGAAAAATGTAGACGATCCTCTCAAAAACTTCTTTTTCCTTGCCAATCCTTTCGCAACGAGCCTTAATACTTTCTCTTATCTTTTCAAGCAATATCTCTGTAGCTTTATCTTTCCATGTAAGCTTTTTCAGATGCACACTTCATCATTTATATTGTTTGTGATAAATCTTTTTGAGAAAAATTTAAATACTACTAAGAATAGTAAATACTTGACCGAACATGACAACCCCCCAAAAGGGCAAAACTAGAAACACAATAATAGCAATAGCCCTTGTCCTCATCCTTCTCATCGGTGCTGGGCTCTACATATTGATTCCCAAACAACCACAACAACAAGCCCAAGTAGCTGTTATCAGGTTTGCCGGCTGGAGTGCTGGAGAAACAGAAATGAAGAACTACCAAAAAATCATTCAAGACTTCCAAGCAGCCAATCCAAATATCGTCGTAAAATATGAAGTAATCACCCAGATGTTTTCAGAGAATATCCTAGCAAGCTATGCGGCAGGCGCAGCGCCAGACATCTTCTACGTTGACTCGACGTGGGCACCTACTTTTATAAGTAAGGGAGCACTTTATCCTATAGGAGACAAACTTCCCAAAGACTTTATAGACCAATTTTATCCATTCTTACTAGAACCATTTAAAGGACCCGATGGAAAGATCTATGGTCTACCCAAAGACTGGTCTGTACTTTCTCTATTTTACAACAAGAAGCTATTTGCACAAGCAGGCGTTCCAGAACCTACAGACTCCTGGACGTGGGATGACTTATTCAACGCCGCGAAAACAATATACCAGAAAACAGGCAAGCCGGGACTAGTAATTCAGGCAGAGCTTAACAGGTGGGTTCCCTATCTTGTCTCAAATGGAGCACCTCCACCCAGCTTTAATTCTGCAACAGACGCAGCTTACTTTGACAAACCAGAAGTAAGAAACGCTTTGACAACCCTTATCCAAAAGATCCAACAGGGCAGAAAGGAAGGATACATAGTTTTGCCATCTGACGTGAACGCTGGCTGGAACGGTGAAGCATTTGGCAAGCAACTAGCAGCTATGACTATTGAGGGAAGCTGGACTATTCCTTATATAGCTGACCAGTTCCCGGACTTCAAATATGGAACTGACTGGGACATATCACTTCTACCTAAGGGTTCTGCAGGAAGAGCAAGTATGGCCTATACTGTTGCATTAGGAGTAAACGCTAAAACGGAGAACCTGGATGCCGCCCTTAAATTCATTCAATATGTTGAAGGACCTGTAG from Thermofilum adornatum carries:
- a CDS encoding FAD-binding oxidoreductase produces the protein MGEKSTVRREVLEKLKEKLGEKVATNEEVLMLYSRDYWPLALLKETKGEELPRPLAVVWPESTEEVTEIVRLLNEYGVPFVPYAGGSGVIGGTICEGCVVIDVKRMNKILSFSEKDAVVIVESGVLLRRLEEYLNEREYTLRHVPQSYPEAAIGGLVATMSTGQFSTKYGGIEEMVLDLEAVTPEGKIIPFRRNFVPRAATGPDLKRLFIGSEGQLGIITKVALKVYPLPEYQWKRAYAFPSFLHALEAMRELMLKGVVPAVARIYDRDDSAARFHDARDILLLIFEENVDELLKAKVTVAQKVVERHGGIDVGEEYVEKWLKNRFDVISELKKLVVPLDLWFETIETSALWSNLPRVYEKFKKEVKAVPGVYAVLAHASHFYTTGACIYFTLTYDAREEVYWKMWERAVQVLLENGATISHHHGVGLLRSKWVGEEIGESLTYLKKIKEAWDPKKLCNPGKWLG
- a CDS encoding FAD-dependent oxidoreductase, which translates into the protein MGLEGKVKKVLEKYRGRDLSFTIKDGVVFLYGQVDTYDEWIEIGLEVGKIKGVEGVVNKVVWKGFPEEKIREKEERRRKIFEENKDKTVGSYDVLIIGGGVTGTAIARELSRYKLKVAIIEKSTDIATGTTKANNGMIHSGIEAPRNTLKRRLNVKGCRMYEQWARELNFKYKMVGSVWLITPRTLEKYRKYFPGPLYTLILKYVLPYVVVLKAWLNGVPGVKVVRGSKIFELEPYAARDTLAAVYVPWTGIVEPYEVAVALAENAAKNGVEIFTNTEVVGFLKDGERVTGVVTNRGTFLCRYVVNAAGLYADEIAEMAGSPEYTIHPRRGVIVLFHKTTGSYVRHCLAEIVLPQHPRTKGGGINPTPNGNVIWGPTAVEVPDKEDVSVDPEEVQLILTKYSTILSEFPKQKLIRYFAGVRAATFTEDFVIRPAKWVPNLLHVAGIQSPGLASAPAIAEYAIEKLAEMGLELQEKPEFDPYREPIPSLRDMKPSDIEELIKKDPRWGHVVCECELVTEAEIVEAVKRGARTLDAVKRRTRAGMGECQGGRCTIKIAMIISRELGVPLSQVLKEEAPLFNGYVRGESE
- a CDS encoding NAD(P)/FAD-dependent oxidoreductase yields the protein MKEIRKDVVVVGGGPSGLAATAKLAELGYDVALVESGDELGGILIQCIHDGFGTKLFGKALSGPEFAGNFIEKVRGLGTDTFLQTHVTSVERRDGHWILEAVSPKEVIKFISKAIVYATGCRERTPFEILLGGTRPAGVYTAGMVQRLVNLYGVLPGKRVLIVGGGDVGMIVARHLYLEGVEDLLVVFPEPWFVGLPRNVQQCILDFGIQFRPRTIVKEIVGKEKVKGAILVKVDENWRPIKGTEEFYPCDSVVFSVGLVPNASKLEELGADIDPRTRGPVVNEYFETTLKGVFAVGNLLTPFDYVDDAVETAFIAAEGVSKFLNNEPKREKPLPIRPGRKVRLYIPHRIEWLQGRDLTLFFRPSVEEANAKISLKLGDLEVYYTRRPYVRPSLLERIVLPRDRIGEKDGEVVLDVE
- a CDS encoding DUF1667 domain-containing protein, yielding MLNKVICVRCPRSCVISVLIEEDTIKSIEGYGCRLGLEYAKEEITNPKRTVCSTVRIIGGRYPRLPVRTSEPVPKEKIKEVINQLKGLTVKAPVRRGDVILRNVVGTGADIIAEMDVEETS
- a CDS encoding aminoacyl-tRNA deacylase, whose product is MVAMLGVEDLKKYLDSIGIRYMIVEVPEAATSGQASRSLGIGLERIAKTVVFKSDSGETLLVVVRADKKVDQGRLAKMLGYKKLRLATFEEVVEDTGYPPGGVPPVGHKKKLTVYVDSKLLGGDFYFVGGGDDKHLLEVSLREIAERGFALPLDVPVKSENNA
- a CDS encoding tyrosine--tRNA ligase, with amino-acid sequence MDPETIISAALREPTEELLTPDNLRKLIETGVPLNHYIGFEISGFVHLGTGLISMQKVADLQSVGVKTRIFLADYHSWINKKLGGDLSVIRRVAGGYFKEALRVSLKIAGGDPDKTEFILGSELYEKLGVDYFTNVLRVSMETTLSRIRRSVTILGRSESEALSFAQLLYVPMQVADIFSMNVNIPQGGMDQRKAHVIAIEVGEKVFGYKPVALHHKLLPGLQMTKEDWEKLSAAKSNAEEFRDLLANIKMSKSKPETAIFIHDSEEEIKRKIRSAFCPPGETEFNPVLELARLIIFRDRREPLEIVNKKTGEKKTFENYSQLEEAYKRKEVHPLDLKETVAEELAKLLKPARKTFLEGPGRSFLEELRELKITR
- a CDS encoding rhomboid family intramembrane serine protease gives rise to the protein MGLPLPGNLEELQRAKAPVTFSLVIINTLVYLATSYENMFLEVSDKWVGMFAFVPAYFAKPEHLYRLFTSMFLHANLAHIFFNMLFLYTFGKGVEAVLGSRRYLVLYLLSGILASFFHTAFLPLEGASSAFVPALGASGAISGVLGAYLLLFPGTRLSMCFFFFIIPICFTTRASAYLIFWFATQILQGLLPGASLGVAVFAHAGGFIGGIALLPLLVSSERLGLLRFYSSMYSFFRNIFFPERGISRTGKYIVAFLIGLVAVIAVYSAIAAETMGGISKVLTFNVTHDNTSESESIIMQLSPSGKLDVTPIASSGVRVVVNRLKALNVLYRLEEAGKTVSIQKNARRPVNGVPVDISLRASFSYDQYGLLDSGTGFLTTDVLACDPYGYCSISGTNSYQFSVSTEETIVGFKGIPIVELSIVSFVASVFAVQNVLRAERYAIIE
- a CDS encoding NUDIX hydrolase, with product MEETYEYAIVAVSAFVKKENSVLLVKRGKEPGKNLWAFPGGRVRKGERLVEAVKRELYEETGVEAEPTGIIAVTEVITKTNNHASYHYVILTFAFKEETIHGDPKPGGDVAEAQWVPIQKAIEMPDVVYSVKRILESRRLPLINVITLE
- a CDS encoding extracellular solute-binding protein; translated protein: MTTPQKGKTRNTIIAIALVLILLIGAGLYILIPKQPQQQAQVAVIRFAGWSAGETEMKNYQKIIQDFQAANPNIVVKYEVITQMFSENILASYAAGAAPDIFYVDSTWAPTFISKGALYPIGDKLPKDFIDQFYPFLLEPFKGPDGKIYGLPKDWSVLSLFYNKKLFAQAGVPEPTDSWTWDDLFNAAKTIYQKTGKPGLVIQAELNRWVPYLVSNGAPPPSFNSATDAAYFDKPEVRNALTTLIQKIQQGRKEGYIVLPSDVNAGWNGEAFGKQLAAMTIEGSWTIPYIADQFPDFKYGTDWDISLLPKGSAGRASMAYTVALGVNAKTENLDAALKFIQYVEGPVGQKLLVVKMGQTLPSIKTLANDPDLWPSHAKELKMVNQYTRVALFFYGPKTGQNEGDINQLILAAVKGEISINDAINLMKTKVAESFKS